A region from the Branchiostoma lanceolatum isolate klBraLanc5 chromosome 2, klBraLanc5.hap2, whole genome shotgun sequence genome encodes:
- the LOC136426872 gene encoding uncharacterized protein gives MRETLQGKTEERLPFMSIVLPDSIKRNHPEVLTSLQQNLDKLTSSFDMYAMLADIIGHQDSTIGTPRAISLFSQIPANRTCQDAGIETHSCSCLQWKSIPPEGGLAMKVAQFLVEHINALTKPYRSLCHQLALKNVTHAETAEPDNQNGIAYRDVQITMETVPGHALFEATVHMTQKLGNDSLAVTSDSSRIKEYGLCLEQTSGTYN, from the coding sequence ATGAGAGAAACATTACAAGGGAAGACAGAAGAAAGACTGCCTTTTATGTCCATTGTACTCCCAGATAGCATAAAACGCAATCATCCGGAAGTCCTGACAAGCTTGCAACAGAATTTGGACAAGCTGACGTCATCGTTTGACATGTACGCTATGTTAGCTGACATCATAGGCCACCAAGATTCAACCATTGGCACACCTCGAGCAATCAGTCTCTTCTCCCAAATTCCCGCTAACCGCACTTGTCAAGACGCAGGTATTGAAACACATTCGTGCTCCTGCCTGCAGTGGAAATCTATCCCGCCAGAGGGAGGTCTTGCCATGAAGGTTGCACAGTTTTTGGTAGAGCACATCAATGCCCTCACCAAGCCGTACAGGAGTTTGTGCCACCAACTGGCACTCAAAAACGTGACCCATGCCGAGACGGCTGAACCAGACAACCAAAACGGCATCGCCTATAGAGACGTCCAAATCACAATGGAGACCGTGCCCGGGCATGCGCTGTTTGAAGCAACTGTTCATATGACGCAAAAGCTCGGAAACGACTCCTTGGCTGTCACGTCAGACAGCAGTAGAATTAAGGAGTATGGACTGTGTCTTGAACAAACATCCGGAACTTATAATTAG